The Cellulosimicrobium sp. ES-005 genome segment GCCGCCCGCGTTGAGCACGTCGGTCTCGAGCGACGGGTAGCTCGTGAGGGTCTTGCCCTCGACCGCCGCGGCCTCGACGAGGGCCCAGGGCCCGTGGCAGATCGACGCGACGGGCTTGCCGGCGGTCGTGAACGCGCGCACGAGGCTCACGGCGTCGTCCTGCAGGCGCAACGCGTCGGCGTTGATCGTGCCTCCGGGCACGAGCAGCAGGTCGTACTCGGCAGGGTCGGCGTCGGCGTGCGTGAGCGTCGGCGTGACGGTGCGGCCGGGGTCCTTGTCGCCGACCAGGGTCTGCACGTCGTCCGCGGACACCGCGGCGACGTCGACCTCCACCCCCTCGCCGCGCAGGTGCTCGAGCGGCACGACGAGCTCGTCCTGCTCGACGCCGTAGTTCGTCACGATCGCCAGCACGCGACGGCCGCGGGGACGGCCGGAGGTCCGGTGCGCGGTGTCCTGGGCCATGAGCGCTCCTCTCGTCGCCGGTCGGCCCGGTGCGGCCGGCCGGTCCTCCACGCTAGGTCGGCTCGCCGCGCCCCGCAGGGCGGGCGGGTGCCCGACGCCGGACGTGGGACAATGGATGCTCCCGCCCGCCCGAGAGCGACCGTCGGCGCGCCGCCCCCGAGCGCGCGGCCCGACCCGCACGCCACTCCCAGGAGCGCACCCGCGTTGTCCCCGATCCCCAGCGCCCAGCTGAGCACCCGCATCCAGCCCGCGGCCACGCCGCCCGAGCTGATCCGGAACTTCTGCATCATCGCCCACATCGACCACGGCAAGTCGACCCTGGCCGACCGCATGCTGCAGCTCACCGGTGTCGTCGAGCCGCGCGCCATGCGTGCCCAGTACCTCGACCGCATGGACATCGAGCGCGAGCGCGGCATCACGATCAAGTCGCAGGCCGTCCGCATGCCGTGGGCGGTCGTCGAGGACGGGGTCGAGACGCCGCACGCGCTGAACATGATCGACACCCCGGGCCACGTCGACTTCACGTACGAGGTCTCCCGTTCGCTCGCGGCGTGCGAGGGCGCGGTGCTGCTCGTCGACGCGGCGCAGGGCATCGAGGCGCAGACCCTCGCGAACCTGTACCTCGCGATGGAGAACGAGCTCGAGATCATCCCGGTGCTCAACAAGATCGACCTGCCGGCCGCGCAGCCCGAGAAGTACGCGGAGGAGCTCGCGAACCTCGTCGGCGGCGACCCGGACGACGTGCTCAAGGTCTCCGGCAAAACGGGCGCGGGCGTCGAGGCGCTCCTCGACCGGATCGTCGAGCGCGTGCCCGCCCCGGTGGGCGACGCCGACGCGCCGGCGCGCGCGATGATCTTCGACTCGGTCTACGACACCTACCGCGGCGTCGTGACGTACGTGCGCGTCGTCGACGGCAACCTCAACCCGCGCGAGCGCATCGTCATGATGTCGACGCGCGCGACGCACGAGCTGCTCGAGATCGGCGTCATCTCGCCGGAGCCGATCGTCACGAAGGGTCTCGGCGTCGGGGAGGTCGGCTACCTCATCACGGGCGTGAAGGACGTGCGCCAGTCGAAGGTCGGCGACACGGTGACGAACTCCGCGAAGCCCGCGGCGGAGGCGCTCGGCGGCTACTCCGACCCCAAGCCCATGGTCTTCTCGGGGCTGTACCCGATCGACGGCACCGACTACCCGGTCCTGCGCGACGCGCTCGACAAGCTCAAGCTCAACGACGCCGCGCTCAACTACGAGCCGGAGACGTCGGTCGCGCTCGGCTTCGGCTTCCGCGTCGGGTTCCTCGGCCTGCTGCACCTGGAGATCGTGCGCGAGCGCCTCGAGCGCGAGTTCGACCTCGACCTCATCTCGACCGCGCCGAACGTCGTCTACGACGTGACGCTCGAGGACGGGACGACCGTCAAGGTGACCAACCCGTCGGAGTTCCCCGGCGGCAAGATCAAGCAGGTCAGCGAGCCCGTCGTGCGGGCGACCATCCTCGCGCCGAGCGAGTTCGTCGGCACGGTCATGGGTCTGTGCAACGACCGCCGCGGGCAGATGCTCGGCATGGACTACCTGTCCGAGGACCGCGTGGAGCTGCGCTTCACCCTGCCGCTCGCCGAGATCGTGTTCGACTTCTTCGACCAGCTCAAGTCCCGCACGCGCGGGTACGCGTCGCTCGACTACGAGCCGTCGGGCGACCAGGTCGCGGACCTCGTCAAGGTCGACATCCTGCTCCAGGGCGAGCAGGTGGACGCGTTCAGCGCGATCGTGCACAAGGACAAGGCGTACGACTACGGCGTCATGATGACCGCCAAGCTCAAGGAGATCATCCCGCGCCAGCAGTTCGAGGTGCCGATCCAGGCGGCCGTCGGCGCGCGCGTCATCGCGCGCGAGACGGTGCGCGCGATGCGCAAGGACGTCCTCGCCAAGTGCTACGGCGGTGACATCAGCCGCAAGCGCAAGTTGCTCGAGAAGCAGAAGGAGGGCAAGAAGCGCATGAAGAACATCGGGTCCGTCGAGGTCCCGAAGGACGCCTTCATCGCCGCGCTCTCCTCCGACGCCGCGGGCGGCAAGGACGCCAAGGACAAGTCCAAGAAGTGAGCCCGGCCCTGCCCGACGGCGAGCCGGTCCCGCCCGACGGCTCGCTCCCCGCGTGGGTCGCGCCGGGCGGGAGCGGGTCCGTCGCGGGGGTGCCCCGCCCGACGGCGCCGCGCGGGTTCGGCGTCTACCTGCACGTCCCGTTCTGCTCGGTGCGGTGCGGGTACTGCGACTTCAACACCTACACGGCGTCCGAGCTCGGCGGCGGCGCGAGCCAGGCGTCCTACGCGAGCACGGCGCTCCTCGAGATCGACCTCGCGGCGCGCGTCCTGCGCGACGCCGGCCTGCCCGAGCGGCCGGTGTCGACCGTGTTCGTCGGCGGCGGCACGCCCACGCTGCTGCCCGCCGGCGACCTCGCGCGCCTGCTCCACGGCGTGCGGGACGCGTGGGGCCTCGCACCCGACGCCGAGGTGACGACCGAGGCCAACCCGGACTCCGTGACGCCGGAGTCGCTCGCCGAGCTCGCGGCCGCGGGGTTCACGCGCGTCTCGTTCGGCATGCAGTCCGCCGTCCCGCACGTGCTCGCGACGCTCGAGCGCACGCACGACCCGCGCCGCATCCCGGACGTCGTGCGCTGGGCGCGCGACGCGGGCCTCCAGGTCTCGCTCGACCTCATCTACGGCACGCCGGGCGAGAGCCTCGACGACTGGCGGGCGAGCCTCGAGGCCGCGCTCGCGACCGGCGTCGACCACGTGTCCGCGTACGCGCTCGTCGTCGAGGCGGGGACGAAGATGGCCGCCCAGGTGCGGCGCGGGGAGGTCGCGCTCCCGAGCGAGGACGACCAGGCCACGAAGTACGAGCTCGCCGACGAGCTGCTTACCGCCGCCGGGCTGACCTGGTACGAGGTGAGCAACTGGGCCCGCACCGACGACGACCGCTGCCGCCACAATCTCGCGTACTGGCGGGGCGACGACTGGTGGGGAATCGGGCCCGGCGCGCACTCGTACGTCGCGGCGCCGGGGGCGCTCGGCGCGGAGCCGACGTCCGTGACCGACGACACGGGCGCGTCGGTCCAGGAGCCGCGGGTCGGCGTGCGATGGTGGAACGTGAAGCACCCGCGCCGGTACGCGGCGCTGCTCGAGGCGGGCACCAGCCCCGCGGCCGGGCGTGAGCTCCTCACGCGGGACGAGGGACGGCTCGAGCAGGCCATGCTCGGCGTGCGGCTGCACGAGGGTCTCGACCTCGCGGTCCTTTCCCCGGCCGGACGGCGCGCCGTCGCCGGGCTCGTCGCGAACGGGCTGCTCGACGGCCGCGCGGCCGTGGCCGGTCGCGGAGTGCTCACCCTGCGGGGGCGGTTGCTGGCGGACACGGTGGTACGGGAGATCACGGACGAGTGACGACGACCGACGAGGCACCTCGACCCGGGACGACCCCTGCGGGGGCCGGTCGCCCGACGCTCGAGGAGCCTCGCGTCGTCGGGCACGTGCGGGCGCCCGGCGCCGCCCGACGGCCGGGCCGCCCGACCGTGCGCTACCGCCGGATGCCCGGGCTGGACGGGCTGCGGGCGCTGGCCGTCCTCGTGGTCGTCGCGTTCCACCTCGCCCCGGCGACGTTCCCCGGCGGGTACGTCGGGGTCGACGTCTTCTTCGTGCTCTCGGGCTTCCTCATCACGACGCTCCTCGTGCGCGAGCACCGCGACCGGCACCACGTGGGGCTGCGCTCCTTCTGGGCGCGGCGCGCCCGCCGCCTGCTCCCTGCGCTCGGGCTGGTCGTGGCGGTGTGCACGGCGGCCGCGGCCGTCGTCGGGGGTGACGTCCTCGTCGGCATCGGCCCCCAGCTCCTCGGCGCCGCGACGTTCACGAGCAACTGGGTCGACGTCGCGAGCGGGGCCACCTACTCGGGTGCGCTGCTCCCGCACCTCTTCGGCAACCTGTGGTCGCTCGCGGTCGAGGAGCAGTTCTACCTCCTGTGGCCGCTCGTCGTCGTGCTCCTGTGCGTCGTGCGGCCCCTGCGCCGCCGGGCGCCGTGGATCGTCGCCGGGCTGGGGCTCGTGTCCGCGGCCCTCATGGCGCTGCTGTACGCGCCCGGCTCCGACCCGACGCGCGTCTACGTCGGCACCGACACCCACCTCTTCGCGCTCATGGCCGGGGCTGCGCTCGCGTTCTGGCACGTGCGCCCGGTCCAGCGGCCCGACGTCGAACCCCGGGCCGGCGCCGACGCGTCCGCCCTCCTGCCGGGCGGGCCGCGCGTGCGCACGCCGCGCGGCCGGGTCGCCGTCCTCGGCGCCGGGGCGGTCGGCGCCGTCGTCCTCGTCGTCGCCGTCGCGACGATGCGCTGGGACGGCGAGCTCGCCTATCGCGGCGGGCTACTCGTGTGCGCGGTCGCGGCGACCGCGGTGCTCAACGCCGTCGTGTGCCTGCCCGGCATCGGCGCGCAGCTCGACCGCGGTCCGCTCGGCTGGGTCGGACGGCGGTCGTACGGGCTCTACCTGTGGCACTGGCCCGTGCTCGTGCTCGCCGCGGCCGCGCTCGGGACCGTGGTGGGTCCCGTGACCCCGGGTGCCGTGCACCCGCTCGTCGTCGTCGTGACCCTCGCCGTGACGACCGTCGCGGCGGCGCTGTCCTTCCGGTACGTCGAGCGTCCCGTGCTGCGGCGCGGGCTGCGCGGCGCGGCGCGCGACCTCGCCCGCCGCCTCCAGCCGACGCCGGGCGAGGCGGGGCCGCGCGTCCTCACCCGCCGCGGCTGGGCGCTGGCGGCGTCGTGCGCGCTCGTCGTCGGCCTCTCCGCGGCCGGGGTCGTCAACGCGCCCGCCACGACGAGCGTGGAGCAGCAGATCGCGGCGGGGGAGCAGGTCGCGCGGGCGACGCAGGCGGCACCGCGCGCCGCGGCGCCCGCGGCCGGCCCGGAGGTGTCGCCCCCGGCAGCGGGTCCCGACCCGGGCCCGGCCGACGCGCCCGCACCGGGACCCGAGGCGGCACCCGCCGAGGCCGCGGCGGCCCCGGTCGCGGCACCGACCGGCGACCAGGTGACCGTCGTGGGGGACTCGGTGACGCTCGCGAGCGCGCCCGCGCTCGCTGCGGCCCTCCCGGGCACGTACGTCGACGGCGCGGTCTCGCGCCAGGTCAAGGACGGGCCGGCGGCGCTCGCCGCCGCGCGCGACGCGGGCGCGCTGCGGCCCTACGTCGTCGTCTCCCTCGGGACGAACAGCACCGCGAGCGCCGCGGCGATGGACGAGCTGCTCGCGGCGGTCGGTCCCGGCCACCGCGTCGTGCTCGTCACCGGGTACGCCGACCGGCCGTGGGTACCGGGCACCAACGCCGAGATCGTCGCCGCGGCGGGACGGCACCCCGGTGTGGTCGTCGCGGACTGGTCGGCAGCGGTGGCCGCGGACCCGACCGTGCTCGGTCCGGACGGCGTGCATCCCACGGACGCCGGAGCGACGGCGTACACGGCGGTCGTCGTCGACGGCCTGACCCGTGCGGCGGCGCTGGGCTCCACGACGAGCTGACCCTCCGCGGCGTCGTTCCGGTCCGCCCGGCGTTTCCCCTCGCGCCGCCGTCGGAATCCCGACAGGCTGGAGGGCGACAGCGAAATGTGCGACCGACACACGACGTCCACATCCGGTGCGTGGCCCGGTTCCCCCGCGGCCCGTCGACCGACCGAGGAGACCCATGAGCGACAGCACCGCCGGCGGCCCGCCGCGCGACGAGAACGAGCCGCAGCTCCCGTCGGACGCCCCGGCGCCCGAGAACCCGTACGCGGCGGCCGAGCCGCCGGTCCCGCCCCAGGGGCCCGTCGCGCAGGAGCCGCCTGCACCCCAGGCCCCGCCCGTCCCGCAGACGCCGCACGCACCGGCGCAGCCCGCGTCGCCGCCCCCGGCCTCGCCCTCCGGTGCTCCGCCCGCGGGCGCGTACCCGTCGCCGGCCGGGCCGCCGCCGGGACAGCCGTACGGTGCCCCGCCGGCCGGTGCGTACCCGCCCCCGGCGGGACCGCCGCCCGGGCAGCCGTACGGCCAGCAGCCGCCCGGGCAGCCGCCCTACGGCGGGCAGCCCGGGTACCCGCCGCCGGCGGCGCCGTACGGGCAGCCGGGGTACCCGGGTCAGCCGATCCAGGTCCAGGACGCGTTCTCCTACGGCTGGAGCAAGTTCACGCAGAACGCCGGGGTCATCCTCGGCGGCGTCCTCACGTACGTCGTCGTGCTCGCCGGCCTGTCGGTCGCGTTCTGGGCGCTCCTCGTCGGCACGGCGACGACCACGATCGACCCGCAGACGGGCGAGATCAGCACGGCGGGCGGGTTCGCTTTCGGGTTCGGGACGTTCCTGTTCGTCGCGATCCTCGTCGTGCTCGGGTTCCTCGTCCAGGCCGCGGTGGTCAACGTGTCGCTCCTGGTCACCCGCGGGAAGAAGCTCGAGTACGCGGACTTCTTCCGGTACCCGAACCTCGGCACGGTGATCCTCGTGGCGCTGCTGATCGGTCTCGCCACGGGCGTGCTCGCGATCACGATCGTCGGACCGCTCGTCTTCGTGTTCTTCGCCCAGTTCACGCTGTTCTACGTCATCGACAAGAAGCTCGGCGTCTTCGACGCGTTCAAGGCGAGCTTCACCGTCGTGAGCAAGAACCTCGGCACGGTCGTGCTGCTGTTCCTGGGCGTGTACCTGGCCGAGCTCGTCGGGACGCTCCTGTGCTACGTCGGCCTGCTCGTGGCGCTGCCCGTCGCCCAGATCGCGACGGCGTACGTGTACCGGCGGCTCAACGGCGAGCAGCCCGTCTGAGGCGGAGGGTGGCACTGCTCCCCGCGCGCCCAGGCCCCTGAGCAGCCAGGATAGGACCGAGCACGTCGAGGACGCGTGCTGCCCGCAGCACGTGACGACGAGGAACGAGGTGCACGATGACGGACCCCACGAACCCGGGCGGTCAGCCGCCCCGCGACGACGAGCCGACGCCGGCGGACGGCTCCGGCGCTCCGGAGCAGCCCACCCAGCCGCCGGCCGGTCCGAGCCCGGCGACGCCCGAGGGCGACGTCCCGCCCGCGTCGCCGTACGGCCCGGGCGGCGCGACGCCGCCGGACCCGTCCGCCCCGCCGTCAGGGCCGCCCGCGTACGGCGCGCCGCAGGACCCCGCCGCCCCGCCGTCGGGCCCGCCCGCCTACGGCGCGCCCGGGGCGTACGGCGCTCCCGCGGGCGCACCGGGCGACCCCGCGGCCCCGGGGCCGACCGCCCCGCCGCCGGGCGCGTACCCGCCCCCGTCCGGCGCCTACCCGCCGCCGCCCGGCTCGTACGCGGCCGCGGCCGGCGGCTACGGCGCCCAGCCCGGGTACACGGGGCCCGCCTTCGCGGTGGGCGAGGCGATCTCCTACGGCTGGCGCAAGGTCACCTCGAACCTCGGGCCGTGGATCCTCGTCGCGCTGATCTTCCTCGCGGTGAACGTGGCGTGGAGCTGGATCACGGGCGGGTTCGACCAGTTCCAGGACCAGTACGACTTCAGCGACACGAACTTCGCCGCCGTCAGCGGCATCACGTTCACGAGCATCCTGCTCGGGATCGTGGGCACGGTCATCGGCTACCTGATCACCGCGTTCTTCACGCGCGGCGCGCTCGACGAGGTGGACGGGCGCCGCCCGGACGTCGCGGCGTTCTTCCGCCTCGGCAACGTCGTCAACGTGCTGCTCGCGGCGCTGATCGTCGGCATCCTCACGGGCATCGGCTTCGTGCTGTGCATCCTGCCGGGCTTCGCGGTGCTGCTCTTCTCCGCGTTCGTCTACTACGTCGCGCTCGACCAGGGCGTCGACGCGATCACGGCGATCCGGACGAGCTTCTCGCTCGTCGCCAAGAACTTCGGCCAGGTGTTCCTGCTGCTGCTCGCGCTGTTCGGCATCAACATCCTCGGCGCGATCCCGTGCGGCCTCGGCCTGTTCGTCACGATCCCGCTGAGCTACGTGGCCGTGGGCTTCGCCTACCGTCGCCTCACCGGGGGCGTGCCGGCCGCCTGACGGCCGGTCGTCGTCGTTCACCACGCCCCGGTGCCGCCCGTCGGTGCCGGGGCGCGGCGCGTCCGGACCGGGGCGAGGTCAGGACGCCGTGACGAAGTCGATGAGCTCCTCGACGCGGCCGAGCAGGGACGGCTCAAGGTCCGCGTACGTGCGCACGGTGCCGAGGATGCGCTGCCACGCGCGGCCCACGTCCTCGGCGGTCTCCGCGGGCCAGCCGAGCTCGCGCAGGATGCCGCGCTTCCACTCGGTGCCCCGCTCGATCACCGGCCAGCGCTGCAGGCCGACGCGCGCGGGCTTCACGGCCTGCCACACGTCGACGTACGGGTGCCCGAGCACGAGCACCGTGCCCGCGGGGGAGCGGCGGACCGCGTCGTCGGCGATGCGGCGCTCCTTGCTCCCGGGCACCAGGTGGTCCACGAGCACGCCGACGCGGCGCTGCGGCGTCGGGCCGAAGTCGGCGAGCGCCGCCGCGAGGTCGTCGACGCCGTGCAGGGGCTCGACGACGACGCCCTCGACCCGGAGGTCGTCGCCCCACACCTTCTCGACGAGCTCGGCGTCGTGCTTGCCCTCGACCCAGATGCGGCTGCCGCGAGCCACGCGCGCCCGCTGCCCGACGACGGCGCGCGAGCCGGACGCGGTCCGCGTCGGCGCGGCGGGGGCGCGGGACGTGACCGGGGCGGTGAGCTCGACCGGCTTGCCGTCGACCCAGAACCCGGGCCCGAGCGGGAACGTCCGCGTCCGGCCGGCGCGGTCCTCGAGCACGACGACGTGCATCCCGCCCGACTTCTCGACCCGCACGACGGCGCCGACCCACCCGGTCTGCACCTCCTCGACGACGAGCCCCCGCTCGGCGGCCTGCGGTCGGGACACCGGCCGCGCGCGATGATGAACGGGGGCGGGCGTGCCGCCGAGGACGTCGAACCCATAACGATCGAAAGCCACGCCGTCACCCTAGGGGAGCGCCGGACGCACCCCGGCGAGATCGGCCCGTGCGTCGCGACATCGACCTCCCGAGGGTCGATCTCGGACGCTCGGGTCGATCTCGGCGCCCGGCGCCCGCCGCGCGCGGTCCCGGGGAGGGGTGGTACGACGGAGCGGTGAGCCCGCAGCGCGCCGAGCCGGACCCGAACCGCTGGCGCGTGCTGCCCGTCTGCCTCGCGGTCGGCTTCGTCACGACGCTCGACGTGTCGATCGTCAACGTCGCCCTCCCGTCGATCGAGTCGTCGCTCGACGCGGGGCCGACGCAGCTCCAGCTCGTCGTCGCGGGCTACACGCTCGCGTTCGGGCTCGCGCTCGTGCCCGCCGGCCGGCTCGGCGACGCCGGCGCCCGGCGTGCCCTGTTCATCGCCGGGCTGGTCGGGTTCGCGCTCATGAGCCTCGCGTGCGGGCTCGCGCCGACGGACGGGTGGCTCGCCGTCGCGCGCCTGCTGCAGGGCGTGAGCGCGGGCGTCCTCAACCCGCAGGTCGTCGGGCTCATCCAGCAGCAGGTCTCCGGGTTCGAGCGTGGCCGCGCGTTCGGCATGTTCGGCGCGACGATCGGGGTCTCGACGGCGCTGGGCCCGCTGCTCGGCGGCCTCATCATCGCGGCGGCCGGCTCCGCGGACGGGTGGCGGTGGGTCTTCCTCGTCAACCTCCCCGTCGTCGCGGTCCTATTGCCCTTCGCGTGGCGCCTCGTGCCCGCGCCACCGCCCGACGCCGCGCGCTCCGCGCGGGGCCCGCGCCGCCTCGACCTCGTCGGGCTGGCGCTGCTCGGTGCGGCGACGCTCGGCGTCATGATGCCGTTCGTCACGACGACCGGTCGCGGCGACGACGCCTCGCGCTGGTGGTGGCTGGTCGTGGCCGCCGCGGCGGGGACCGCGGCCGTCGTCTGGGAGCGGCGGTACCAGCGGCGCACCGGCGAGGCGGTGCTCGACCCGCAGGTCGTCGGGCTCGGGTCGTTCCGCAACGGCGCGCTGCTCGGCCTCGCCTACTTCGCCGGCTTCACGGGCATCTTCCTCGTGGTCACGCTCTACCTCCAGGACGAGCTCGGCTACACGCCGCTCCAGGCGGGGCTCGTGGGGACGCCGTTCGCCGTCGCGTCCGGGGTGTCCGCGTGGTTCTCGGGGCGCTGGGTCGCGCGCTGGGGCCGGCAGCTCGTCGTCGGCGGGCTGACGCTCGTCCTCGTCGGGGTCGTCGTGGCCGACGCCGTCGTGCGCCTCCTCGGGGACGAGCCGGGCGCCGTGGGGCCGGCGCTCGCGGGAGCCCTGCTGGTCGCCGGGGCGGGCAGCGGGACGGTCATCGCGCCGAACCAGACCCTCACGCTGTCCGAGGTTCCCGTGAGCCGCGCGGGGGTCGCGGGGAGCATGCTGCAGCTCGGGCAGCGCATCGGGTCGGCGGTCGGCATCTCGATCGTGCTCTCCGTGTACTACGGGGGCCTCGCGGGAGGCGACACGGCGGCGCACGCGACGGGGAGGGCGCTGCTCGTGACGATCGTGCTCGTCGCGCTCGCGCTCGTCGTCGGGCTCGCGGACCTGCGTTCGCGGCGAGCGGAGGACCGCGGGACGGGCCGCGCGGACGCGTAGGATTGGCACTCGGAGGTCGAGAGTGCCGACGCCCGCGCGCCCGCCCGGGGCGGCGACGGTGCGGCACACGGAGGTGGACGTGAGCGAGGAGCGCCGGCTCGAGGTGCTGCGGGCGATCGTCGAGGACTACGTCCTCACGCGCGAGCCCGTGGGGTCGCGCGTGCTCACCGAGCGGCACGGCCTCGGCGTGTCGCCCGCGACGATCCGCAACGACATGGCGGCCCTCGAGGACGCCGGGTACATCGCGCAGCCGCACACGTCCGCGGGCCGCATCCCCACGGACAAGGGCTACCGTCTCTTCGTCGACCGGCTCTCGGGCGTCAAGCCGCTGTCCGCGCCGGAGAAGCGCGCCATCGAGACGTTCCTCTCCGAGGGCGTGGACCTCGACGACGTCATCGCGCGCGCCGGCCGGCTGCTGGCGCAGCTCACGGGCCAGGTCGCGGTCGTGCAGTACCCGTCGCTGAGCCGGTCCGGGCTGCGGCACCTCGAGCTCGTGCCGGTCGGGGACTCGCGCCTGCTCGTCGTGATCATCACCGACACCGGGCGCGTCGAGCAGCGCACGCTCGAGGTCGCGAGCGTGCCCGACGAGGGCACGCTCGTGGAGGTCCGCGCGCGGCTCAACGCCGCCGCGGCCGGCAAGCGCCTCACCGACCTCGCGCCGGGGCTCGCCGCCGTGACGGAGAGCTTCCACCCCGACGACGCCCCGCTCGTGCGCGCCGTGGGCGACCTCGTCGCCCAGACGCTCGCGGAGGAGAGCGAGGAGCGCCTCGTGCTCGCCGGCACGGCGAACCTCGCCCGCGCGGGCATGCGGTTCGAGCATGCGCTGCGCCCGGTCCTCGAGGCGCTCGAGGAGCAGGTGGTCCTCCTCGGCCTGCTCACCGAGATGGCCGCGGAGTCCGGCGTGAGCGTCCGGATCGGGCACGAGACCCAGCTCGAGGGTCTCGTCGAGACCTCCGTCGTGACGACCGGTTACGGTAACGACGGTGACACGGTCGCCCTCGTCGGCTCGATCGGGCCGACGCGCATGGACTACCCCGGGACCATCGCGGCGGTGCGCGCCGTCGCGCGCTACCTGTCACGGGTGCTCGGCACGTGAGCCTCGCCGCGGCCTCCCCGCGCGCGGCAGGCATCCACGACGACCGACCTCGTGCCGGTCTCACGACCCGCACCAGACCCTTCACGACCGGCCCCCTGCCGGCCTCACGACCCGCACCAGCAGAGAGTGACGTGTGAGCGACTACTACGAGATCCTGGGCGTGGCGCGCGACGCCAGCCAGGACCAGATCAAGAAGGCGTACCGCAAGCTCGCGCGCGAGCTGCACCCCGACGTCGCGGGCGAGGAGGCGGGCGACCGCTTCAAGGACGTGGCGCGCGCGTACGAGGTGCTCTCCAACCCGGAGAAGCGTCAGCAGTACGATCTCGGCGTCGACCCGAGCGCCCCCGGCGGCGGCGCCGGCCCCATGGGCGGCGGGTTCGGCTTCCAGGACATCTTCGAGACGTTCTTCGGCGGCGGCCAGGCGCAGCAGGGGCCGATCCCGCGCGCCCGGCGCGGCCAGGACGCGCTCGTGCGGCTCGACATCGACCTGTCCGAGGCGACGTTCGGCGCGCAGCGCGAGCTCCAGGTCGACACGGCGGTCGTGTGCGGGACGTGCGGCGGCTCGTGCTGTCGCCCGGGCACCTCGCCCCGCACGTGCGACGTCTGCCACGGCCGCGGCACGGTCCAGCGCGTGGCGCGCTCCTTCCTCGGCCAGGTCATGACGAGCGCCCCGTGCGCCGCGTGCCAGGGCTTCGGCACCGTCATCCCCGAGCCGTGCGCGGAGTGCTCTGGCGAGGGCCGCGTGCGCAGCCGCCGCAGCATCACGGTGAACGTCCCCGCGGGCGTCGACACGGGCACGCGCATCAAGCTCACCGCGCAGGGCGAGGTCGGTCCGGCCGGCGGCCCCGCGGGCGACCTGTACGTCGAGATCCGCGAGCGCAACCACGACACGTTCGTGCGCCGCGGCGACGACCTGCACTGCACGCTCCAGGTGCCCATGACCGCGGCCGCGCTCGGCACCGTCCTCGAGCTCGAGACGCTCGACGGCGCGCAGGAGATCGACCTGCGCCCGGGCACGCAGCCGGGCCAGATCGTCACGCTCAAGAACCTCGGCGTGGGGCACCTGCACGGCAGCGGCCGCGGCGACCTCAACGTCCACATCGAGGTCCAGGTGCCGCGCGAGCTCACCGAGGAGCAGGAGCAGCTCCTGCGCTCGCTCGCCGCGATGCGTGGCGAGGAGCGGCCCGAGCCGCGCCTGTCGGCCGCGCACCCCGGCGTGTTCTCGCGCCTGCGCGACAAGCTCTCCGGGCGCTGAGGGGAGCGGTCGCGTGAGTGCTCCGGTGTTCCTCGCCGAGACCGGGCTCGACGCCGTCGCGCCCGGCGACCGCTACGTCCTCGACGGCGCCGAGGGCCGCCACGCGGGCGTCGTCCAGCGCCGCGGGGCGGGCGAGCGGGTCGACGTCGTGGACG includes the following:
- a CDS encoding type 1 glutamine amidotransferase domain-containing protein, translating into MAQDTAHRTSGRPRGRRVLAIVTNYGVEQDELVVPLEHLRGEGVEVDVAAVSADDVQTLVGDKDPGRTVTPTLTHADADPAEYDLLLVPGGTINADALRLQDDAVSLVRAFTTAGKPVASICHGPWALVEAAAVEGKTLTSYPSLETDVLNAGGAWVDRPVVRDDDGYTLVTSRDPGDLDAFLREVDAVLAG
- the lepA gene encoding translation elongation factor 4; protein product: MSPIPSAQLSTRIQPAATPPELIRNFCIIAHIDHGKSTLADRMLQLTGVVEPRAMRAQYLDRMDIERERGITIKSQAVRMPWAVVEDGVETPHALNMIDTPGHVDFTYEVSRSLAACEGAVLLVDAAQGIEAQTLANLYLAMENELEIIPVLNKIDLPAAQPEKYAEELANLVGGDPDDVLKVSGKTGAGVEALLDRIVERVPAPVGDADAPARAMIFDSVYDTYRGVVTYVRVVDGNLNPRERIVMMSTRATHELLEIGVISPEPIVTKGLGVGEVGYLITGVKDVRQSKVGDTVTNSAKPAAEALGGYSDPKPMVFSGLYPIDGTDYPVLRDALDKLKLNDAALNYEPETSVALGFGFRVGFLGLLHLEIVRERLEREFDLDLISTAPNVVYDVTLEDGTTVKVTNPSEFPGGKIKQVSEPVVRATILAPSEFVGTVMGLCNDRRGQMLGMDYLSEDRVELRFTLPLAEIVFDFFDQLKSRTRGYASLDYEPSGDQVADLVKVDILLQGEQVDAFSAIVHKDKAYDYGVMMTAKLKEIIPRQQFEVPIQAAVGARVIARETVRAMRKDVLAKCYGGDISRKRKLLEKQKEGKKRMKNIGSVEVPKDAFIAALSSDAAGGKDAKDKSKK
- the hemW gene encoding radical SAM family heme chaperone HemW, which translates into the protein MSPALPDGEPVPPDGSLPAWVAPGGSGSVAGVPRPTAPRGFGVYLHVPFCSVRCGYCDFNTYTASELGGGASQASYASTALLEIDLAARVLRDAGLPERPVSTVFVGGGTPTLLPAGDLARLLHGVRDAWGLAPDAEVTTEANPDSVTPESLAELAAAGFTRVSFGMQSAVPHVLATLERTHDPRRIPDVVRWARDAGLQVSLDLIYGTPGESLDDWRASLEAALATGVDHVSAYALVVEAGTKMAAQVRRGEVALPSEDDQATKYELADELLTAAGLTWYEVSNWARTDDDRCRHNLAYWRGDDWWGIGPGAHSYVAAPGALGAEPTSVTDDTGASVQEPRVGVRWWNVKHPRRYAALLEAGTSPAAGRELLTRDEGRLEQAMLGVRLHEGLDLAVLSPAGRRAVAGLVANGLLDGRAAVAGRGVLTLRGRLLADTVVREITDE
- a CDS encoding acyltransferase family protein; the protein is MTTTDEAPRPGTTPAGAGRPTLEEPRVVGHVRAPGAARRPGRPTVRYRRMPGLDGLRALAVLVVVAFHLAPATFPGGYVGVDVFFVLSGFLITTLLVREHRDRHHVGLRSFWARRARRLLPALGLVVAVCTAAAAVVGGDVLVGIGPQLLGAATFTSNWVDVASGATYSGALLPHLFGNLWSLAVEEQFYLLWPLVVVLLCVVRPLRRRAPWIVAGLGLVSAALMALLYAPGSDPTRVYVGTDTHLFALMAGAALAFWHVRPVQRPDVEPRAGADASALLPGGPRVRTPRGRVAVLGAGAVGAVVLVVAVATMRWDGELAYRGGLLVCAVAATAVLNAVVCLPGIGAQLDRGPLGWVGRRSYGLYLWHWPVLVLAAAALGTVVGPVTPGAVHPLVVVVTLAVTTVAAALSFRYVERPVLRRGLRGAARDLARRLQPTPGEAGPRVLTRRGWALAASCALVVGLSAAGVVNAPATTSVEQQIAAGEQVARATQAAPRAAAPAAGPEVSPPAAGPDPGPADAPAPGPEAAPAEAAAAPVAAPTGDQVTVVGDSVTLASAPALAAALPGTYVDGAVSRQVKDGPAALAAARDAGALRPYVVVSLGTNSTASAAAMDELLAAVGPGHRVVLVTGYADRPWVPGTNAEIVAAAGRHPGVVVADWSAAVAADPTVLGPDGVHPTDAGATAYTAVVVDGLTRAAALGSTTS
- a CDS encoding DUF3097 domain-containing protein gives rise to the protein MAFDRYGFDVLGGTPAPVHHRARPVSRPQAAERGLVVEEVQTGWVGAVVRVEKSGGMHVVVLEDRAGRTRTFPLGPGFWVDGKPVELTAPVTSRAPAAPTRTASGSRAVVGQRARVARGSRIWVEGKHDAELVEKVWGDDLRVEGVVVEPLHGVDDLAAALADFGPTPQRRVGVLVDHLVPGSKERRIADDAVRRSPAGTVLVLGHPYVDVWQAVKPARVGLQRWPVIERGTEWKRGILRELGWPAETAEDVGRAWQRILGTVRTYADLEPSLLGRVEELIDFVTAS